A single Marinobacter sp. es.042 DNA region contains:
- a CDS encoding glycosyltransferase family 2 protein — MLVILFWLAAFGALFSYFIYPFILRFMPCRPKSGQKDGQPNAPFAVSLIVTAHNEAHRIRDKIENCLALNYPGLEIIIASDASSDETDQIVGEYAKRGVKLARAEERKGKEHAQLQAIRAATGEILIFSDVATSIPEDAIGRMVAYFNDPTVGAVSSEDRFISRDGSVVGEGAYVRYEMWLRGLESARAGLVGLSGSFFAARREVCEEDWDIHSPSDFNTALNSARKGLVAVTAPDVLGYYQDVADASKEYQRKVRTIIRGLTAISRHPEVLNPFKFGRFAFQVFGHKLMRWAVPWFQLLLFCISFAVASKGGVYALALLVQLLFYGCVLAGHFLPAMRERTLIKIPYFFVQVNLAIAHATVNFLMGRRMTVWTPSKR, encoded by the coding sequence ATGCTGGTTATTTTATTCTGGCTTGCGGCATTTGGAGCGCTGTTCAGTTACTTTATTTATCCTTTTATCCTTCGGTTTATGCCCTGTCGTCCGAAATCGGGCCAAAAAGACGGCCAACCAAACGCTCCGTTTGCCGTTTCGCTGATCGTTACAGCCCATAACGAAGCCCATCGAATCCGGGATAAGATCGAAAACTGTCTTGCTCTGAATTACCCAGGCCTGGAAATTATCATTGCATCGGATGCCTCCAGCGATGAAACCGACCAAATCGTCGGGGAGTACGCAAAGCGTGGCGTTAAGTTGGCTCGCGCTGAGGAGCGGAAGGGTAAAGAGCATGCCCAACTGCAGGCGATTCGTGCCGCGACAGGTGAAATTCTGATCTTCTCGGATGTTGCTACCTCTATACCCGAAGATGCGATTGGCCGGATGGTGGCTTATTTCAATGACCCCACAGTGGGCGCTGTTTCCAGCGAGGATCGCTTCATCAGCCGTGATGGCTCTGTTGTAGGTGAGGGCGCATACGTCCGATATGAAATGTGGCTCAGAGGCCTTGAGTCGGCACGTGCCGGTCTTGTTGGATTGAGCGGTTCATTCTTTGCGGCCCGGCGTGAGGTGTGTGAAGAGGACTGGGATATCCACTCTCCCAGTGACTTTAACACGGCCCTGAACAGTGCCCGTAAAGGGCTGGTCGCAGTAACGGCGCCTGATGTGCTCGGCTACTATCAGGATGTAGCTGACGCATCAAAGGAATATCAGCGTAAGGTTCGTACGATCATCCGGGGGCTGACTGCGATTAGCCGCCACCCGGAGGTGCTCAACCCCTTCAAGTTTGGCCGTTTTGCGTTCCAGGTATTTGGGCATAAGCTGATGCGTTGGGCGGTCCCGTGGTTCCAGCTTCTATTGTTTTGCATCTCTTTTGCAGTAGCGTCCAAAGGTGGGGTTTATGCGTTGGCACTGTTGGTTCAGTTGTTATTCTATGGATGTGTGCTGGCAGGGCACTTTTTACCGGCGATGCGCGAGAGAACGCTGATAAAAATTCCTTATTTCTTTGTTCAAGTGAACCTCGCGATTGCTCATGCTACCGTTAATTTCCTCATGGGCAGAAGGATGACGGTTTGGACGCCTTCTAAGCGTTAG
- a CDS encoding DegT/DnrJ/EryC1/StrS family aminotransferase — protein sequence MIGKLRPVGSHVPLPLKKEGGSVPPWELPYRTYFMGSGTEALSAAIKIAIRRKPRILKPEVVVPAYGCPDLIAAIVAQGAKPVLVDLEPNSSFMNEDGIRQAISSSTVAVVGVGFLGITERLELLAHICCENRLFLIEDSAQCFPPARKHSLADCIVLSFGRGKPINLMGGGALLVRRAIAEDANATLGSYPLKLLKVDAVWHIRRVVFNLLLGRISYDLLERLPQLRIGETRFNRIEKIVRLKVPVSLLLKGIQDFRLRPRIHLKYDQQLSALETKGWVMLSRNLHKADGAADSQVMLRYPLLAPDRETRNRAIQMLNSRGIGASKFYERPIAEIEGVGEFLPRGHYPVAKDISERLLTLPTHEDVKQHHIDLIDEILSSISQN from the coding sequence ATGATAGGTAAACTCCGGCCGGTGGGAAGTCACGTACCTTTACCTCTAAAAAAAGAAGGAGGTTCGGTTCCACCATGGGAACTTCCATATCGGACCTATTTTATGGGGTCCGGTACAGAGGCGCTTTCTGCTGCTATTAAAATTGCGATCAGGCGGAAACCTCGAATCCTCAAACCAGAAGTGGTTGTACCTGCTTACGGTTGTCCCGATCTGATTGCAGCAATTGTTGCACAGGGTGCCAAGCCGGTTCTGGTCGACCTGGAGCCAAATTCTTCTTTCATGAATGAAGATGGTATTCGGCAAGCGATTTCGTCGTCCACGGTTGCAGTGGTAGGCGTTGGGTTCCTTGGAATCACGGAACGACTCGAGCTACTCGCCCATATTTGCTGCGAAAATAGGTTGTTCCTCATTGAGGACTCTGCGCAGTGTTTTCCACCTGCAAGGAAGCATTCCTTGGCAGATTGTATAGTGCTTAGCTTTGGTCGGGGAAAGCCTATCAACCTTATGGGCGGTGGCGCTTTGTTGGTGCGGAGGGCCATTGCAGAGGACGCGAACGCGACTCTTGGAAGTTACCCTTTGAAGTTATTAAAAGTGGATGCTGTGTGGCATATCCGGAGGGTGGTATTCAATCTACTTCTAGGCCGTATTTCATATGACCTACTGGAGCGCCTGCCACAACTGCGAATTGGAGAGACGAGATTCAATAGAATCGAGAAAATCGTTCGGCTCAAGGTCCCTGTCAGTCTTTTATTGAAGGGTATCCAGGATTTTCGGTTGCGCCCGCGCATTCATTTGAAGTACGACCAGCAGTTGTCCGCGTTAGAAACAAAAGGTTGGGTAATGCTCTCTCGGAACCTCCACAAAGCTGATGGGGCTGCGGATAGTCAGGTTATGCTCCGATATCCTCTTCTTGCTCCTGACAGAGAAACAAGGAATAGAGCGATCCAAATGCTGAATTCACGCGGCATCGGTGCTAGCAAATTTTATGAACGCCCCATTGCAGAGATTGAAGGTGTGGGAGAGTTTTTACCAAGAGGTCATTATCCGGTCGCCAAAGATATCTCGGAAAGATTGCTGACTTTGCCGACACATGAGGACGTCAAGCAACACCATATCGATTTGATCGATGAAATTCTCTCATCAATTTCCCAAAATTGA